One Natronomonas gomsonensis genomic window, CGTTCCTTCGAGGGCGTCGCCGCCGTCCCAGTCTTCGGGGATGTGCGTCGTGGTAGGGTCGACGTTGTACACCACCCAGTGGTCCCACACCTTCCCGGCCGGTTCGACGGCGTCGGGGTCGTCCACCACCAGCGCCAACGCCTCGGCGTCGTCGGGAACGCCGTCTACATCCAGTGGTGGGTTCACGTTCGCCTCCGTGTAGCCGTACTGCCGTGGTATCGCGTCGCCGTCGGCGAACACCGGACTCGTGAGCCGAAGTTCGGTCATGATTGTGTCTCACACACAGGTTCGAACCGACATAAGCGTAGACGGTGGGTCCTACTGAGTGGGACCGACGGGCGTCCAAGGGTGTGGAACCGGACGCGACGATTCAGGAGCGCTCGGAGACGAGGAACTCCTGTCCGGGCTCCATCCGCATCGTCATCTCGGGGGAGACCGGCGGCTCGCCGTCCGGCTGGTTCTCTCCGAGCCAGTACAGTTCGTAGTTCCGGCCGATGGTCGCAAGCGCCAGTTTCGCCTCCAACAGCGCGAACTCTCGGCCGATGCAGATTCGGGGCCCGCCGCCGAAGGGGGCGTAGGCGAAGTCGTGCAGTTCGCGACGCAACTCACCGTCCCACCGCGAGGGTCGGAACGTCTCGGGGTCATCGAAGAATCGTGGGTCCCGCTGGATGTGTCGAATCGGCAGCAGAATACGGCTGTCGGCGGGGATTCGGTAGCCGTCGAACACCGTCTCTTCCTTGCTCTCCCGCGGCAGCGAGTACACCGGCGGGAACAGTCGCAGCGTCTCGGTCAGCACGCGGTCTGTCACCTCCAAGTCGTCTACGTCGTCCATCGTCGGCGGGCCGTCGAGTTCGTCGACCTCCGCGTGGAACCGCTCGCGCACTTCGGGGTTGTTCGCCAGCGCCCAGAAGGCAAACGTCAGGGAGGTCGTCGTCGTGTCGTGGCCGGCGAAGATGATGGTCACCATCTGGTCGCGGAGGCGCTCGTCGGTCAACATTCCCGACTCCGCGACACCGGCCTCTCGCAGTCCGACCAGAAGCGACAGCAGGTCGTCGGCCTCCGAGGGGTTCGTCGGCGCCTCCCCTGATTTCTCATCGAGCAGTCGCTGGGCCTCCTCTTGAAGCGTCGCCTTCCCCTCCCGAAACCGCCGACGTGCGGGCGTCGGAACCCACTTCGGGAGCAGATACGACGTGGGGACGAACCAGTCGTGGAGTGCCTCGGCGGCCTCCCGGATGCGACGGTCGCCGTCGAGTTCGAGTTCCCGACCCAAAACCGTCGCGAACAGCACATCTAGGGTCATGTCGGTGAGCTGCGCCTGTAAGTCGAAGCGGTCGCCGTCGCTCCAGCGGTCGCTCCGGCGTTGAATCTGCTCGACCATGCCGTCGGCGTAGTCCATCACGCTGTCGCGGGTGAAAAGCGGTTGCAGCACGTCGCGCTGTTTTCGCCACTCCTCGCCCTCGACGGTCAACAGCCCCTCCCCGAAGGCGATGTTGAAATCGTCGCTCTTGCGGAACTTCTCGCGTTCGGTCAGCAGAACGCGTTTGGTGTGGTCGGGGTGGGCCAGCGAGAACACGTCGCCCTCGCCGGGCAGGCGACTGCGAACCACGTCGCGGGTCGCGAGCGCTTTCTCCCCGAAGTCGATGACGTCCCGCATCTGATGGATGAAGTGCAGCGACGGATGGGTGAGGTTCGGCGGATACGGCGGGAGGGGTCGCTGGGCGGGGTCGCCGGGACCACTCTCGGCGGGGCCGTCGGGGTCGCCGGGAACCGACGAGCCGTGCTTGGCATCTTCACTCATACGTACTACGTGTGTGGCCGGCACAATAACCACCGGGCCTCGCATCGCCGCGGTATTTATTACTGTCCTCCCAGTCGAGCGTCGTGTCGTTGCAGCGTTGTCCGACCGAGGGTAGGTTTATGAACTTTTAAACGAAACGTGGGTCGGGGAAACCAATGCCTGTTATCGACGCCGCGGGGTTGAGCAAGTACTACGGCGACACTCGGGGTATCGAGGACCTCAGCCTCTCCGTCGAGCGGGGCGAGGTGTTCGGCTTTCTCGGGCCGAACGGTGCGGGCAAGACGACGGCGATTCGAACCTTGCTTGGGTTCCAATCGCCGACTGCGGGGTCGGCGACGGTTCTCGGCAACGACATCGCTGACGAGCAGGCGATGGTCGAGGCTCGACGGAACATCGGTTACCTGCCGAGCGACCCGGGTCTCGACGGAACAGTGACTGGAGAGCGATTGCTCGAGTATTACGGGTCGTTGCGCGGCGAGGAGCGAAAGGGGGAGCTACTGGAGTTGTTCAGTCCACCACTGGAACGCCCCATCGGCGAGTACTCCCGTGGCAACAAGCAGATGCTCGCCATCGTTCTCGCGTTCATGCACGACCCCGAACTCGTGTTCATGGACGAACCGACGAGCGGACTCGACCCCATCAAACAGGAGCGGTTCGACGAGTTCGTCCGCACCGAACGGGAAAACGGAGTCACCTTTTTCATGTCTTCGCACATCCTCAGCGAAGTCCAGAAAATCTGCGACCGCGTCGGCATCATCCGGAACGGCCAACTCGTCGAACTCGAAAACATCGAGACGCTACGGAGTCGCGGCGG contains:
- a CDS encoding YbhB/YbcL family Raf kinase inhibitor-like protein, producing the protein MTELRLTSPVFADGDAIPRQYGYTEANVNPPLDVDGVPDDAEALALVVDDPDAVEPAGKVWDHWVVYNVDPTTTHIPEDWDGGDALEGTNDYGESGYGGPNPPDREHTYRFRLYAIDTPVSLDAGASKAELEAAIDGHILASATLEGTYEP
- a CDS encoding cytochrome P450, whose product is MSEDAKHGSSVPGDPDGPAESGPGDPAQRPLPPYPPNLTHPSLHFIHQMRDVIDFGEKALATRDVVRSRLPGEGDVFSLAHPDHTKRVLLTEREKFRKSDDFNIAFGEGLLTVEGEEWRKQRDVLQPLFTRDSVMDYADGMVEQIQRRSDRWSDGDRFDLQAQLTDMTLDVLFATVLGRELELDGDRRIREAAEALHDWFVPTSYLLPKWVPTPARRRFREGKATLQEEAQRLLDEKSGEAPTNPSEADDLLSLLVGLREAGVAESGMLTDERLRDQMVTIIFAGHDTTTTSLTFAFWALANNPEVRERFHAEVDELDGPPTMDDVDDLEVTDRVLTETLRLFPPVYSLPRESKEETVFDGYRIPADSRILLPIRHIQRDPRFFDDPETFRPSRWDGELRRELHDFAYAPFGGGPRICIGREFALLEAKLALATIGRNYELYWLGENQPDGEPPVSPEMTMRMEPGQEFLVSERS
- a CDS encoding ABC transporter ATP-binding protein gives rise to the protein MPVIDAAGLSKYYGDTRGIEDLSLSVERGEVFGFLGPNGAGKTTAIRTLLGFQSPTAGSATVLGNDIADEQAMVEARRNIGYLPSDPGLDGTVTGERLLEYYGSLRGEERKGELLELFSPPLERPIGEYSRGNKQMLAIVLAFMHDPELVFMDEPTSGLDPIKQERFDEFVRTERENGVTFFMSSHILSEVQKICDRVGIIRNGQLVELENIETLRSRGGKSVHLRVAEAVPPSAFDIDGVANLTVGSGEDPPRRDGTDSAEATAFSFTFTGRYNALIEHLTDFDVLDFTIEDAPLDEVFRRFYDGSAGPEPDDGTDGEESSKDTVNRGAS